The genomic region GCAGATAGAGCCAAGCAAACGGCCGATTTGATCATCTTGACGGAAATTTCCATGCATCCCGATAGATTTAAATACCTGAGTTTGATTAGATTGCCGATGACGTCTGGTAGCCTTCTGTCAGAATGTTCAACTGATAAATTCAAATATTGTAGTTTGGTAAAACCACCAAAAGCTTCTGATATAGACACACGGCAATGTGATAAATCCAGATGAACCAACTGCTTCAGCTCTGCGAATGATACAGGGAGTTCACTTATTCCAGTGCAACCTGATAAATCAAGATGCATCAGACCTTTCATATCACCAATTGACTCCGGCAGTGCTAAGATTTTCTCAGAGCCTCTAAGGTTGAGATAATTTAATTCTGAGAGCTCGGTGATACAATTGGGAATCATCTTATCTTGTATCCGTGGAGCATGAAGAAATCTCAGCTGCTTCAGTTGGCCAATACAATCAGGTAGATTCTGAATAAGGCATTCACTTAAGTCCAAGACACGGAGGCACTTAGCTGACGAAAATGCACTTCCACGAAGTTGTGTATTGCTGCAGTCCCGAAAATGCAGCGCCTTTATATTTGCAGGAGAAGTGAAGGAAAACTGCAACGGATTGCTACAATCTGTGAGCAATGCATAGCGACATTTGTTTCCACCAACACTGCCCTTATCGTTAAATTGATGGGCCAAGATCATCCTGGCGAGATCGTGCACTAGGTCATTCATCCTGAAAAATGTAACATCTCTGTCCTGCATTTCACCACTCTACAGCAAAAACACCGAATGTTATCAGAACTTTGAACTTTATTTCGTTTTATAGTGCTCTAATTATCAATAGAAATACTTCCATGTTTTTTATACCCTCTAGTTTCATAATTATCCATCCATGTTTTTTACCCTCTTCGAATCGCTCATGACAAATGTTATGTTACACCAAGAGTAGGTTATCTCGTATCAAACAAATGCATTCACAACTGTCTGTTCAATTAAACTATAAGCACTAGAAAAAATATCTGTAAATTGTGCATATTTGTTATCTGCACGGAATAGACAAAAAATTGCCAAAATAGGGCAGCAATGTGCGCACAAAGATGTCTCTTTTGTACAGTTCATATAATTATATTATATGTTTTCTTAGTAAGGAAATAGCCTCATACATTTTTACTAGACATTTGTGAATTTACCAGCAAAAATTCAAAGGAAAAATTGTAACATGGGCAGATGCACTAGAATGTGTGTTTTTTTTGCTCTGATGTGAGTAGCCGAGTAGGACTACGTAATGTTGAAATTAATGTGAGAATTATGTAGCAACTCACCTTAGGATCCTTTGAATATTCAAGGAAGAACATCCCCAAAAGTTGCATGATATAATCCTCGGAGAGCTGCATAAAATTAAATATCCTAGATTGCTCGATGAACCCAAGAGCAATCCATTGGTAAATTAGATCATACTTCATCATTATGTGACCTTTTGGAAAGATTGCACAATAGGAAAAGCACAACTTCAACGAAACAGACATGTGGCTATAGCTTAACAGTAAGGATCCAAGCACTTCGTGGCCCTCCGAAGTTGATAGACTCCAAAAATAACTGTCTCTCACCGACTCCCATTCATCTGCCGTCATGCCGTTCAACATATGTCCAAGTGATTGAGCTGCTAAGGCCACACCTCCACACTTGGTCGCAATCTCCCTTCTTATATGCTCCAATTGTTCTTGGTCGACTCGGTCTTCAAAGTCAGCCTTTTGTTTTATTATAGTCCAACACTTATCAACCGTCAAAGTCTCCAGCTTGTATGGTGTAACTGCAGGACTACAAATTTTCCTTGCGAGGCCTCCATCACGTGTAGTTACTATAACCACCTTCCTTCCCAGGCCAAGCCCTAGCATAACCTTCAGTTTATCAAACTCTTTTGGGTTCTCCTCCCATAGATCATCTAAAACAATAAGGATGCGCTTACCAAAAAACAGCTCTTTAAGGCGTTGATGAAGCATCTGTTTGGTAGATATATTGCCAATTTTGTCAGTTAACTGTGTTATTATGGAGTTGCCAATCTGGCTGAAGTTGAGTTCCTGGGAAACATATACCCACACCGGAGTGTAGTCTTGGAACTGTGGGTCATTGAATACCAGTTGTGCCAAGGTTGTCTTGCCAATGCCTCCAATGCCATATATAGGAAGGATAACCATTTCTTCTGTGATGCTCTCAGATAAAATAGACAATATTTTCTGTTTTTCCTCAGTCCATCCGATGATTAATGTTTGTTCCACATCTGACGATGTTTCCCTATCAGGAAGCATATCTGCAATCTGCAACAACTTTTTACGTGTGAGTACATGGTAAGACAAGGAGAATAATCATGATCATGGTGTCATGGTCTAGTAATTTTTTGTGCAAGGAACATGATCTAATAACTCTTTGAGATAAATATGTTGTATTacttccgtcccaaaattcttgtcttacatttatcTAAATACGGgtgtatctaacactaaaaacatGACTAGATACATCGTATTTAGACAAATCAAGGataagaattttgagacggagggagtatatgtgtaAACTAAGTTTTTGATTAAACTACTCTTCATGAAACATGCAACACCGCAAGGGGGCAAAGCTATAATACCACATGAAAATGACAACTCCGAAAAAAATTGAGACACAGCCTTAGCAAAATTTAAACTTATACTAGAATTGCAAAATGCAACAACTACAACAAACTATGAACAAATTGGCTGTCTTAGCTGCCTCAACAACACCTTTACCGAGGAGGCAAAGCGAGAGGCACTGATATAATTAAGTTCGCTCAAGAAATGCAACATAGTTCCCCAAGGAAAGGAAGATCCACCCTAGTAAGGCAGTATGCCTGGGTCATTGCAGCTAGACAATAGTTCCCACTAAATTCGTAGTTACATGCAGTGGGACGCTCGCTAGAGTGTACTCTCTGTTGTCCCTGGTGGAGGAGAACTTGATGACATGAATGAAGTGGAACAAAGGTGAGTGCCACGATGCTAGTTAAAGGCAACGTTGCACCTCCTCTCCCTCACTGTAGCCTGGGCACCACTCCTCTCCTTCACCTGCCACTAGTGTGATGCTCCCAGATAAAGTAGCCACTATTTCCTTTATTTCTTTGGTCCTCCCAATGACCAGTGTCTCTTCCACATCAGATACTGTTCCAATAACTTGCTGCACATTAGATATATTGTCCGGCTGATTTTGAATTGTCTTTTTGTATAGTTCTACCAACTCAGGAATTTGAGTAATTTTGAAGTACATGGAAATAttagctctgataccatgttaggaataagcaacttatattcccatgaggccataggccgatatatatatacatgtacaggtgtggaacatatgcaggaaaacccctcatacaacgggataaatacaaaggggtacatgacttatattataactctaacaataATCTCCTGGAAACCTAAATAGGTTTAGGATTTTTTATAATTAAACCCAACTAAAATATGATATTTTTTAAAGTTAATCTCTTCCTTAAGTAAGTGCAAACCTGCCGCACTTAACTGTATAAAAATGACACCTTGGGAAAAGTGCAACATCCCCAAACATAAGAAGTCAATTCCTTCAAAATTTGAGAATGCAATGGTAGGAGAAAAATCAAGCCTATGGATATTTAACATGCTACAGCACAAAACTGCAACACAACAATCCATTTTAAAACACAACTACACATAACCATAACAACCATATGAACGTACTGGCACAAACTGTTGCAGACTAGCATTCATATGGCATGTGCCATGCATGACCTTACCTTCAGTTCAGTAGCAAACTCATCTGCATTTTTTGTTGCACGAAGCCTATTAATTATATTATTCGTATCTGGTCTTCTTGCCGGGTTAAAGTCACTGCACTCTATCACTATTTCAGTGCATACTTGTACTTGTTCCAGTTGTGTGTCTGGCTGTGATTTCTCCAACCTATTGCTCCACCTCTCAATTACCTATGAAATTGGAATCGTGTGTTATAATCTATGAAAAGGAGCAAGATATATTTTTACAGGACATGAGATCCTCGTCTCTTCATATAAAGAAGAGTGGCGAAATTCACAGAATAcaaaaaattattattattattattattattattattataaaaaTAGGAGGCATAAAAAATCATAGCAAAATCCTTCCGCCACCCGGAAGCAACAGGCATCCAGCCTAGCTAAAAAAACTACTCACTTACTCAAACTGAAAACAAGGAACATTTTAGCTAGGAAATGTTACGTATATCAGCCCACTATATAATATCACTTGCTTTACACTTGACAAAGTAGCACATAAGGACAATTTAGGGTTTGTTTGGTTCTACCATAGCCTTGCCCTACCAAATAGTTGGCTAGCCAAAAAATTAGTAGATCTTTTGCTTGCCCATAAATTGGCCAACATTGGCAACAAAAATGAACTAGAATAGACAAAGAAGCATTGGCATGCCAAATGGTAGCCATCCAAACACAGACCAAAATTTTGGTGATGGCCCAAAAATTGTAAGGGCGGTTGGCCAAAATCCAAGCACACCCTTAACACAGTTCAATATGTATGTTACAATTCTAATATTGACCAGCCGGATTGTAGTAGATGGTAACACCGAAGATCCATTATGGTAACACATAACCATTCCTACGTATCTAGAAATTTTGCAGTTACCATGATACCTGGGGAAAATATGTTTGACTCGTTTGCAGCTAATTAGTGTTTTGCACTAATATGCTACGTTTAAACAGAAGAATGATGTTATATGAAGTACTGTAATAAACTAATTTTGAAATCATGCCTTTATATTGGAATGGATTGCTTGTCTTACATTGGCAACATCAGCATATCCTTTCTCTCCTGTTATTATCTCTATGATTATCGTACCAAGACTATATATGTCCGACTTGACTGTGATCTGTCTGACACTACAGAATTCTGGTGCCAAATATCCCCTGCATGAACATTTATATAATCTAACCGATTAATGGAGAAAGGGATTGATATTCATTCATGCATAACAAAAACAGAGCTTCCAACGGTCATATCAAGCTTACATAGTTCCAATCACCTTCGAAGCAATAGTACGAGTTTGATTTTCATCGAAGCATCTCGAAAGACCAAAATCAGAAATTTTCGGGATCATATTATTATCTAATAATATATTTCCCGTTTTAAGATCCAAGTGAACGATGTGCTTTTGGTGAAGATAATACAAACCGTCACAAATtccattgataatttgatatcgcTCTCTCCATTCAAGTCCACAAGATGCATCTACAAAGCAGGAGAGCAGAAAGTTGGTCTAGTATTTTAAATACTTTAAGTCATGAATTAGTCATTAAGTGCTAAATACATGGATGCTTGAACCAAATACGTGCCACATCATCCTACCAGTGATATGCTTATCAAGACTCCCTTTAGGTAGATATTCGAAGCAGAGCAACCTTTGTCGTACATCTGCCAAGACAAGCTTTCCCCCGCAATCTACCATTTCTCCTTGTGTGTCAGCGCAATATCCTAGGAACCGCACAATATTTTTGTGCTTTGCCTTCATCAGACAACGTATCTCTTCACTgaatttcttctcatcaagatCAACCGTTCCAAAAAGCTTCTTCACAGCAACCATGCCATTGTCAAGCATTCCCTATAACCGCAACATGTTTTGGCAGCGTCAACTTATGTTTTCAGATAAACTGCGATCTAAATAAAGGCAGCTGAGAGTTACCATATCCATACCTTATAAACCGTTGCAAAACCACCATTGCCAATTTCTTCACCACGAGAGAAACCGCTGGTGATGTGCTCCAGAAGTGATAATGGTAAAGCCTTTGGTTCTGCGCTTTCATCAAACAGAATACCCTCCAGGTCACTTTGCGGGGTAATATCATGGTGTTCCATTTGCAGTTACAAACAAAATAACCTTGAAACAAGAGAGAATGATTTATTCATGAGTGTATTAGATTCTCAACGATCATGAAAGGCAGAGTAAATATCATGACACTATACTTCCTTTACAATACTATTGCTATACTACACCTTTAAGAAAAAAATTAGACAGCGCTGCACTTTAGCTGTTTAGCATGAATCATTTCATAGAACCAATCTTAAACATATCACATTTCATAAAATGCACCCTATAGCATGTTATAGTTTGCAGGACTATACTTAGGCGGTTAGACCTAGCAAGACACAAAGACAAAAGTGTATCTTTGTGAATATAGTTAATTAAAAGTGTAATGTGTGATCGTTCTGACAAAATAAATTCAGCATTGTGATACTTACATTCAGGGCAGAATTACACAAAGATCATCGCTCTACTCTTTTGCAAATAGAAAAGGTTGGATTACTTTGCTCACATTCCCTCAACAAGCGAAATTCCTGAAACCATTATTCTTAGTTAACTGGATAAATACCATGAATAGACAAGTATGTCATTTCCGTAAACCCATCATTAAGTGGCTGGTTCGACCAAGGCAGTCGGTAGAGATAAGAGTGTCTTTTTCTATTATCCGCAGGAAAAAAAGAGAATGTAATAAGTAACTGAACTTGTTTGGCTGCACGACAGGAAAAGGCTGACACTTTTTGAATCTGCTTGCCATAGTTGTCATATAAACAGCGGAACAAATCCATGAGATTAGATTCTCCTTTTGAATTGTGCGTTAACTAGTCCATGGTAAAATTTGCATGCCTGTCAATTCTACAAATAATCACACAAGCTTTATTGTGAAAGAAAATCCTGAAGAACAAAATTCTACAAAATTACACGCAATTCCGTTGAATCAAAATGGTTCATATCACAACGCCAATGGGATTTATTTGAATCAAAGATGCCAACGTGTGGAAGAATGGTCCAAAGCATCCTAAACACTGTTAAGACGCAGCAGGTACTGGAACTAAAGATAGCAATCATGCGGGAGAAGACATCTCGCTGGAACAAAAGAAATGGTAATTACCTGGAGAAGCCGAGCTGTAGCACTGTGAGGTGACGGGGAGTTTCAGACGTTCCAGTCCCGCGGACACTGGACAGAGTGCTGTTTGGACAAGGGGATTTTACCTCAGGACATGGGTACTTCCCGCAGAGAGGTGAGATCCAGATCTTGCTGTGGGGAAGGGGGGTTTATCTCAGGACATGGATACTTCCAGCCGAGATGTCAGATCTAGATCCTGCAACCAAATCAACTAGGTTTATCGCAAAAAGAACAAATGCCAACTAGGTGCAGGCATCATTATACAGGAGGAGCAGGTCTTGGAACAGTACGGATGACTGGTCAAAAGCATCTAAACACCATCAAGAAACTAGCAACCAAGCAGATGCAGGAGGAGCAGGAGTACTACTTTCACTATGCTGCGAAGATATTTTACCTGGAACAAGAGAAACTGTGATTCATTACCTGGAACACGCCCGCTATATCGGATCCAGCCCACCCTGGCCAACCCGATCCCACATATATTCCTCCTCATCCACTCGTCGGACCAAATTCTAGCCACTTCCATCCACTCCCATTCGCCACCCAAACTCGTCTCCGGCGTCTTCCGGCCGTCTCCGGAATGGCGGGCAACGGGTCCGAGTCCTTCACCTTCAGattcgtcgaccccgagctcatcccaTGCGGCCCCAAGGAGGAGATGGTCGGCTGGCTTGCGCTCCGTCGCGCCCGAGAGAAGGCCCGTGCACGGCCGCGCTCGGACTCCTTTCGTCGGTAGTCCATTGCGTCCGtccaaatggcgcatggatccggcGCTGGTCCAGCCGTAGCTGCCTCGCCGGAGGCGGTGCGGTCCGTCTGGCGTTGGAACGCGGTGGCGGATGCGCAACCCCTCCGCCGACGCGCCGAGCATTGGGACGCACCATGCCTCGTCCAACGAGAACATGgcacggttatattatgagtttatgtgttttgatgtaccgaaggagttcggagtcccagatgagatcggggacatgccgaggagtctcgaaatggtcgagacgtaaagatcgatatattggacgactatattcggacatcggaaaggttccgagtgattcgggtattttcgggagtaccggggagttacgggaattcgtattgggccttaatgggccatacgggaaaggagagaaaggcctcaaagggtggccgcacccctccccatgggctggtctgaattggactagggaggggggggtgcccccttccttccttctccttttcccttccctttccttctctcctactcctactacttggaagggatcctagttctactaggaaagggggaatcctacgcccggtgggagtaggactcccctagggcgcgccatagagagggccggcccctcccctcctccacttttttatatacgtggccagggggcaccccatagacaaaacattagatcattgatctcttagccatgtgcggtgcccccctccactatagtccacctcgataatactgtagcggtgcttaggagaagccctgcgtccgtagaacatcaacaccgtcaccacgccatcatgctgacgaaactctccctcaatactcggctggatcagagttcgagggacgtcatcgggctgaacgtgtgctgaactcggaggtgccatacgttcggtacttgatcggtcggatcgtgaagacgtacgactacatcaaccgcgttatgctaacgcttccgctttcggtctacgagggtacgtggacaacactcttccctctcgttactatacatcaccatgatcttgcgtatgcgtaggaaattttttgaaattactacgttccccgacagagGCAACACCAGCAATTTGTATTTTTTAGTAA from Triticum aestivum cultivar Chinese Spring chromosome 4A, IWGSC CS RefSeq v2.1, whole genome shotgun sequence harbors:
- the LOC123084844 gene encoding putative disease resistance protein RGA3 isoform X3, which encodes MEHHDITPQSDLEGILFDESAEPKALPLSLLEHITSGFSRGEEIGNGGFATVYKGMLDNGMVAVKKLFGTVDLDEKKFSEEIRCLMKAKHKNIVRFLGYCADTQGEMVDCGGKLVLADVRQRLLCFEYLPKGSLDKHITDASCGLEWRERYQIINGICDGLYYLHQKHIVHLDLKTGNILLDNNMIPKISDFGLSRCFDENQTRTIASKVIERWSNRLEKSQPDTQLEQVQVCTEIVIECSDFNPARRPDTNNIINRLRATKNADEFATELKIADMLPDRETSSDVEQTLIIGWTEEKQKILSILSESITEEMVILPIYGIGGIGKTTLAQLVFNDPQFQDYTPVWVYVSQELNFSQIGNSIITQLTDKIGNISTKQMLHQRLKELFFGKRILIVLDDLWEENPKEFDKLKVMLGLGLGRKVVIVTTRDGGLARKICSPAVTPYKLETLTVDKCWTIIKQKADFEDRVDQEQLEHIRREIATKCGGVALAAQSLGHMLNGMTADEWESVRDSYFWSLSTSEGHEVLGSLLLSYSHMSVSLKLCFSYCAIFPKGHIMMKYDLIYQWIALGFIEQSRIFNFMQLSEDYIMQLLGMFFLEYSKDPKSGEMQDRDVTFFRMNDLVHDLARMILAHQFNDKGSVGGNKCRYALLTDCSNPLQFSFTSPANIKALHFRDCSNTQLRGSAFSSAKCLRVLDLSECLIQNLPDCIGQLKQLRFLHAPRIQDKMIPNCITELSELNYLNLRGSEKILALPESIGDMKGLMHLDLSGCTGISELPVSFAELKQLVHLDLSHCRVSISEAFGGFTKLQYLNLSVEHSDRRLPDVIGNLIKLRYLNLSGCMEISVKMIKSAVCLALSAPFPI
- the LOC123084844 gene encoding putative disease resistance protein RGA3 isoform X1 — encoded protein: MEHHDITPQSDLEGILFDESAEPKALPLSLLEHITSGFSRGEEIGNGGFATVYKGMLDNGMVAVKKLFGTVDLDEKKFSEEIRCLMKAKHKNIVRFLGYCADTQGEMVDCGGKLVLADVRQRLLCFEYLPKGSLDKHITDASCGLEWRERYQIINGICDGLYYLHQKHIVHLDLKTGNILLDNNMIPKISDFGLSRCFDENQTRTIASKVIGTMGYLAPEFCSVRQITVKSDIYSLGTIIIEIITGEKGYADVANVIERWSNRLEKSQPDTQLEQVQVCTEIVIECSDFNPARRPDTNNIINRLRATKNADEFATELKIADMLPDRETSSDVEQTLIIGWTEEKQKILSILSESITEEMVILPIYGIGGIGKTTLAQLVFNDPQFQDYTPVWVYVSQELNFSQIGNSIITQLTDKIGNISTKQMLHQRLKELFFGKRILIVLDDLWEENPKEFDKLKVMLGLGLGRKVVIVTTRDGGLARKICSPAVTPYKLETLTVDKCWTIIKQKADFEDRVDQEQLEHIRREIATKCGGVALAAQSLGHMLNGMTADEWESVRDSYFWSLSTSEGHEVLGSLLLSYSHMSVSLKLCFSYCAIFPKGHIMMKYDLIYQWIALGFIEQSRIFNFMQLSEDYIMQLLGMFFLEYSKDPKSGEMQDRDVTFFRMNDLVHDLARMILAHQFNDKGSVGGNKCRYALLTDCSNPLQFSFTSPANIKALHFRDCSNTQLRGSAFSSAKCLRVLDLSECLIQNLPDCIGQLKQLRFLHAPRIQDKMIPNCITELSELNYLNLRGSEKILALPESIGDMKGLMHLDLSGCTGISELPVSFAELKQLVHLDLSHCRVSISEAFGGFTKLQYLNLSVEHSDRRLPDVIGNLIKLRYLNLSGCMEISVKMIKSAVCLALSAPFPI
- the LOC123084844 gene encoding putative disease resistance protein RGA3 isoform X2 codes for the protein MEHHDITPQSDLEGILFDESAEPKALPLSLLEHITSGFSRGEEIGNGGFATVYKGMLDNGMVAVKKLFGTVDLDEKKFSEEIRCLMKAKHKNIVRFLGYCADTQGEMVDCGGKLVLADVRQRLLCFEYLPKGSLDKHITDASCGLEWRERYQIINGICDGLYYLHQKHIVHLDLKTGNILLDNNMIPKISDFGLSRCFDENQTRTIASKVIGTMGYLAPEFCSVRQITVKSDIYSLGTIIIEIITGEKGYADVANVIERWSNRLEKSQPDTQLEQVQVCTEIVIECSDFNPARRPDTNNIINRLRATKNADEFATELKIADMLPDRETSSDVEQTLIIGWTEEKQKILSILSESITEEMVILPIYGIGGIGKTTLAQLVFNDPQFQDYTPVWVYVSQELNFSQIGNSIITQLTDKIGNISTKQMLHQRLKELFFGLGLGRKVVIVTTRDGGLARKICSPAVTPYKLETLTVDKCWTIIKQKADFEDRVDQEQLEHIRREIATKCGGVALAAQSLGHMLNGMTADEWESVRDSYFWSLSTSEGHEVLGSLLLSYSHMSVSLKLCFSYCAIFPKGHIMMKYDLIYQWIALGFIEQSRIFNFMQLSEDYIMQLLGMFFLEYSKDPKSGEMQDRDVTFFRMNDLVHDLARMILAHQFNDKGSVGGNKCRYALLTDCSNPLQFSFTSPANIKALHFRDCSNTQLRGSAFSSAKCLRVLDLSECLIQNLPDCIGQLKQLRFLHAPRIQDKMIPNCITELSELNYLNLRGSEKILALPESIGDMKGLMHLDLSGCTGISELPVSFAELKQLVHLDLSHCRVSISEAFGGFTKLQYLNLSVEHSDRRLPDVIGNLIKLRYLNLSGCMEISVKMIKSAVCLALSAPFPI